A genomic region of Luteibacter aegosomatissinici contains the following coding sequences:
- the holB gene encoding DNA polymerase III subunit delta', whose translation MTTWPWHADAWARLQARRERDALPHALLLAGPAGLGKREFLARFVKGLLCQQSVDGVPCDTCRSCLLVAAGTHPDVIALGLGLRKDGATRSEIVVDQVRELSQRLAMSSQFGGWQVATIDPADAMNAAAANALLKTLEEPTGSTVLILVADEPARLPATIRSRCQRIDFLVPPRDVALAWLRGQGVADAAPALEAAAGNPGLARAWAADGALKQRGEVRHDLKSLAAGRGDPLDVVKRWQAADPVRYVWFAAQAATDELRARAAGTSAPLESQLDDESLDAWYGRANRARDALRGPLRADLVLLELIAAWR comes from the coding sequence GTGACGACCTGGCCATGGCACGCGGATGCCTGGGCGCGCCTGCAGGCGCGGCGCGAGCGCGACGCGCTCCCACATGCGCTGTTGCTCGCCGGCCCGGCGGGCCTGGGTAAGCGCGAGTTCCTGGCGCGGTTCGTCAAAGGCCTGCTCTGCCAGCAATCCGTGGACGGCGTGCCCTGCGATACCTGCCGCAGTTGCCTGCTGGTTGCGGCCGGTACCCATCCTGATGTCATCGCGCTCGGGTTGGGCCTGCGCAAGGATGGCGCGACCCGCAGTGAGATCGTCGTGGACCAGGTTCGCGAGCTGTCCCAACGGCTGGCGATGTCCAGCCAGTTTGGTGGCTGGCAGGTCGCGACCATCGACCCAGCCGATGCGATGAACGCGGCAGCCGCTAATGCGCTGCTGAAGACGCTGGAAGAGCCGACCGGCTCAACCGTCCTTATCCTCGTGGCTGATGAGCCCGCCCGCTTGCCGGCCACCATACGTAGCCGATGCCAGCGCATCGATTTCCTGGTGCCGCCGCGTGACGTTGCGCTGGCATGGTTGCGCGGGCAGGGCGTGGCCGATGCCGCGCCTGCCCTCGAGGCGGCTGCGGGTAACCCGGGGCTTGCCCGTGCGTGGGCGGCCGACGGTGCGCTCAAGCAGCGTGGTGAGGTCCGCCACGATCTGAAGAGCCTCGCGGCTGGGCGTGGCGATCCGCTGGACGTCGTGAAGCGATGGCAGGCGGCGGATCCGGTGCGTTATGTGTGGTTTGCGGCCCAGGCGGCCACCGATGAATTGCGCGCACGCGCCGCTGGCACAAGCGCGCCGTTGGAGAGCCAGCTGGACGACGAATCGCTGGATGCCTGGTACGGCCGGGCCAACCGGGCGCGAGATGCCCTGCGCGGGCCGCTTCGTGCCGACCTGGTGCTGCTCGAGCTGATCGCCGCATGGCGTTGA
- the tmk gene encoding dTMP kinase, giving the protein MNHGQRGRLITLEGGEGAGKSTLLRGLEAHLRAQDIDLVVTREPGGTAVGEAVRGMVLDAANNELCAEAELLLMFASRAQLVRQVIEPALAAGRWVLCDRFTDASYAYQGGGRGQPVDRISGLEQWAALGLRPDITLLLDLPVSEGRARAAGRGEADRIEVEGDAFFERIRRAYRERAVGDPGRFRVLDASATPDAVLAQAVAGVSGLVAGVSP; this is encoded by the coding sequence GTGAACCACGGACAGCGCGGACGGCTTATTACCCTTGAGGGTGGTGAAGGCGCGGGCAAGAGCACGCTCCTGCGCGGGCTGGAGGCACACCTGCGCGCGCAGGATATCGACCTGGTCGTTACGCGCGAGCCTGGCGGTACCGCCGTCGGCGAGGCCGTGCGCGGCATGGTACTGGATGCCGCCAACAATGAGCTCTGTGCCGAGGCGGAGCTGCTGCTGATGTTTGCCTCACGCGCGCAGCTCGTACGGCAGGTGATCGAGCCTGCCCTTGCTGCGGGCCGCTGGGTACTCTGCGATCGCTTTACCGATGCCAGCTATGCCTACCAGGGCGGCGGCCGTGGCCAGCCTGTCGATCGTATCTCGGGGCTCGAGCAGTGGGCGGCTCTGGGCCTGCGGCCAGACATCACGTTGCTGCTGGATCTACCCGTGAGTGAGGGCAGGGCACGTGCCGCTGGGCGTGGCGAGGCCGACCGCATCGAGGTGGAGGGCGATGCGTTCTTCGAGCGCATCCGCCGGGCCTATCGTGAGCGGGCGGTCGGGGATCCGGGGCGCTTCCGCGTTCTGGATGCGAGCGCGACGCCCGATGCGGTGCTCGCCCAGGCCGTGGCCGGTGTCAGCGGCCTGGTCGCCGGGGTCTCGCCGTGA
- the mltG gene encoding endolytic transglycosylase MltG: protein MKVRGAALWRAVLLLVLLAAIAGGAWLWFDWARFARAPLAVASTGQSIDVARGSSFKDIVRDLRDRGVTKASPLYWRVLAMEMHASGRLHAGEFALRPGMTPRDLIGDMAAGKVMQRNFTIVDGWTFADLRRALAAVDTITHDTAGLDDAAIMKQVGAEGDQPEGRFLPETYAYVKGDTDSSIFKRSYAAMVKTLDAAWPARAPDLPLASPYEALILASIVEKETGRADERPRIAGVFVRRLEQHVLLQTDPTVIYGMGAAYTGNIHKSDLTTDTPYNTYTRAGLPPTPIALPGRAAIQAALHPADGKELYFVARGDGSHVFSATLEEHNKAVACYQLKRCQ from the coding sequence ATGAAAGTGCGTGGCGCCGCCTTGTGGCGCGCGGTTTTGTTGCTGGTGCTGCTCGCCGCGATCGCCGGCGGCGCATGGCTGTGGTTCGATTGGGCCCGATTCGCACGTGCGCCGCTCGCTGTCGCGTCGACGGGCCAGAGCATCGACGTGGCGCGCGGGTCGTCGTTCAAGGATATCGTTCGTGACCTGCGCGATCGCGGCGTAACGAAAGCCTCGCCGCTTTACTGGCGCGTGCTCGCGATGGAAATGCATGCGTCGGGACGGCTGCACGCGGGTGAATTCGCGCTGCGCCCCGGCATGACCCCGCGGGACCTGATCGGCGACATGGCGGCCGGCAAGGTCATGCAACGCAATTTCACCATCGTGGATGGCTGGACCTTTGCCGACCTTCGCCGTGCGCTGGCGGCCGTGGATACGATCACCCATGACACCGCGGGCCTCGACGATGCGGCGATCATGAAGCAGGTCGGGGCCGAGGGCGATCAGCCCGAGGGCCGCTTCCTCCCCGAGACTTACGCCTACGTCAAAGGCGATACCGATAGCAGCATCTTCAAGCGCTCGTATGCGGCCATGGTGAAGACGCTGGATGCCGCGTGGCCCGCGCGGGCACCGGATTTGCCGTTGGCCAGCCCTTACGAGGCCCTGATCCTGGCATCCATCGTGGAAAAGGAAACCGGCAGGGCGGATGAGCGGCCGCGCATCGCCGGTGTGTTCGTGCGCCGGCTCGAGCAGCACGTCCTGCTGCAAACCGATCCCACGGTGATCTACGGCATGGGCGCGGCGTATACGGGCAACATCCACAAGAGCGACCTGACCACCGACACCCCCTACAATACGTACACGCGTGCCGGCCTTCCGCCCACGCCCATCGCCTTACCGGGGCGTGCGGCCATCCAGGCGGCATTGCATCCGGCCGATGGCAAGGAGCTGTACTTCGTCGCCCGCGGCGATGGCAGCCACGTTTTCTCGGCTACCCTTGAAGAACATAACAAGGCGGTCGCTTGCTACCAGTTGAAACGATGCCAGTGA
- the pabC gene encoding aminodeoxychorismate lyase encodes MTTRLSVDFRDVGVIFAADRGFNYGDGLFETLRVVGGTAPLWARHAARLDTGCERLRMPTPDLAAVHAEVLRLCAGLDDAVVRITYTRGVGERGYALPSVQRPTLVIAASPLALETGASRDGIAVRLCDTRLAIQPALAGLKHLNRLEQVLARAEWSDPAVAEGLLCDMEGHLVCATAANLFAVLDGELTTPPVDRCGVAGVARAEILSSTPVTVSRMSPAQVLGADEVFLTSAVRGILPVRAFGVRTWQPGPITRALQAHWAGLGLPLPYRAKDSDR; translated from the coding sequence ATGACGACGCGTTTGTCGGTGGATTTTCGCGACGTCGGCGTTATTTTCGCCGCGGATCGTGGGTTCAACTACGGCGATGGCCTGTTCGAAACACTTCGTGTCGTTGGCGGCACCGCCCCCCTTTGGGCACGCCATGCCGCGCGCCTTGACACGGGCTGCGAGCGCCTGCGCATGCCGACACCCGACCTGGCCGCGGTGCATGCCGAGGTGCTGAGGCTGTGTGCTGGCCTGGACGATGCGGTCGTGCGCATCACCTATACCCGGGGTGTCGGCGAGCGTGGCTACGCCTTGCCTTCCGTGCAGCGACCTACGCTGGTCATCGCGGCGTCACCGCTGGCGCTGGAAACCGGGGCGTCGCGCGATGGCATCGCCGTGCGCCTGTGCGACACGCGGCTCGCCATCCAGCCTGCGCTGGCAGGGCTCAAACACCTCAACCGCCTTGAGCAGGTGCTGGCTCGCGCAGAGTGGTCCGATCCCGCGGTGGCCGAGGGCCTCCTTTGTGACATGGAGGGGCATCTGGTGTGCGCCACGGCGGCGAACCTCTTCGCCGTCCTCGATGGCGAACTCACCACGCCGCCGGTCGATCGCTGCGGGGTGGCGGGCGTGGCGCGCGCGGAAATCCTATCCAGCACTCCCGTCACCGTGTCCCGCATGAGTCCGGCGCAGGTGCTCGGGGCTGACGAGGTCTTCCTCACATCGGCGGTTCGGGGCATTCTCCCTGTCCGGGCCTTTGGGGTCCGCACGTGGCAGCCCGGCCCCATCACGCGCGCCCTCCAGGCGCATTGGGCGGGCCTGGGCCTGCCCTTACCGTACCGTGCCAAGGATAGTGATCGATGA
- a CDS encoding aminodeoxychorismate synthase component I, with amino-acid sequence MAFTTRTLAGRRDLLAPAALFPDRYPALLASAVTGTAQSRFDILFAGSTTSLSLDAQGVVRDGQGEVIAGPFLDAFDRAWASHHRARVDDGLPFHGGWVIYLAYELAAQVEPSLALPASRGAAPVAYAMRSPAAAIVDHVEGRTILMAEEGAEHWLDTLAADLETPVPSLALAAPERVEEDDPQRFLDGVHRIHEHLHAGDTFQVNLSRRWCAHFAEPPSAAALMLALRAANPAPFAGLLQQPGWAIVSSSPERLVEARDGLLQTRPIAGTRPRVPGDDDAARIRELTAHPKERAEHVMLIDLERNDLGRVCVPGSVKVDELMVVESYAHVHHIVSNVRGRAREGITPGQVVAATFPGGTITGCPKVRCMQIIGDIEQEPRGAYTGALGYIDDSGDMDLNILIRTLMAEGCEVSLRAGAGIVVDSIAGKELDETRAKARGLLRIFGAA; translated from the coding sequence GTGGCCTTCACCACGCGAACCCTTGCCGGCCGGCGCGATCTCCTCGCGCCGGCCGCGCTGTTTCCGGATCGCTATCCGGCGCTGCTCGCCTCCGCTGTGACCGGCACGGCGCAGTCGCGCTTCGATATCCTGTTTGCCGGCAGTACCACGTCGTTATCGCTCGATGCGCAGGGCGTCGTGCGGGACGGGCAGGGCGAGGTTATCGCCGGTCCGTTTCTTGATGCGTTCGATCGCGCATGGGCAAGCCATCATCGTGCGCGCGTGGATGATGGCTTGCCGTTCCATGGCGGCTGGGTTATCTACCTCGCCTATGAGCTGGCTGCCCAGGTCGAGCCTTCCCTCGCGTTGCCTGCATCACGCGGTGCCGCCCCAGTGGCCTATGCCATGCGTTCGCCTGCGGCCGCCATCGTCGATCATGTGGAAGGCCGCACGATCCTCATGGCCGAGGAGGGTGCCGAGCATTGGCTCGATACCCTGGCTGCCGATCTGGAGACGCCCGTTCCCAGCCTGGCGCTGGCTGCGCCTGAGCGTGTCGAGGAAGACGATCCCCAGCGGTTCCTCGATGGCGTGCACCGTATCCACGAGCATCTGCACGCGGGCGATACGTTCCAGGTGAACCTGTCGCGCCGGTGGTGCGCACATTTTGCCGAGCCGCCAAGCGCGGCGGCGCTTATGCTGGCCTTGCGCGCCGCCAATCCTGCGCCGTTTGCCGGCCTGCTCCAGCAGCCTGGCTGGGCAATCGTCAGCTCGTCGCCGGAGCGCCTGGTCGAGGCCCGTGATGGCCTTCTGCAGACACGCCCCATCGCCGGGACCCGGCCACGGGTGCCGGGCGATGACGATGCGGCACGTATTCGCGAGCTCACCGCGCACCCGAAGGAGCGTGCGGAGCACGTCATGCTGATCGACCTCGAGCGCAATGACCTGGGGCGCGTATGTGTTCCCGGCAGCGTGAAGGTGGACGAGTTGATGGTGGTGGAGAGCTACGCGCACGTACACCACATCGTTTCAAACGTGCGCGGACGCGCCCGCGAGGGCATCACGCCGGGCCAGGTCGTGGCGGCCACGTTCCCTGGGGGCACCATCACGGGCTGCCCCAAGGTGCGTTGCATGCAGATCATTGGCGACATCGAACAGGAGCCGCGCGGCGCCTACACCGGCGCGCTTGGCTATATCGACGATAGCGGCGACATGGATCTCAATATCCTCATCCGCACGTTGATGGCCGAAGGCTGTGAGGTATCGCTGCGTGCAGGCGCAGGCATCGTGGTGGATTCGATCGCAGGGAAGGAGCTGGACGAAACACGGGCCAAGGCGCGCGGCCTCTTGCGGATCTTTGGCGCGGCATGA
- the fabF gene encoding beta-ketoacyl-ACP synthase II, protein MSKRRVVVTGMGIISPVGNDIATAWKNVVEGHSGIGEVTPIEGTDWTKYATHIAGEVRDFDPVEAYFAGTEAPEDEKRSIAKDFKRMDPFIHYGIVAGTHAFRQSGLVITDENAGRVGVAAGAGIGGLHTIEATALELAEKGPRKVSPFFVPSSIINMVAGNLSIYHGLKGPNIALVSACTTAAHNIGMAMRLIQYGDADAMLAGGAEFATTPTAMAGFCSAKAMSTRNDDPTHASRPWDTGRDGFLLSNGAGMLMLEEYEFAKARGATILGELIGFGMSGDAYHITAPSGDGAELAMRNALHDAGLKAEDVQYVNAHGTSTPVGDLGEAKAIRNVFGEHATQKGKFAVSSTKSVTGHLLGAAGGVEAIFTILALRDGIIPPTMNLENVDPEVAALGMDLVPNKAEKADLTVAISNSFGFGGTNGTLAFRRV, encoded by the coding sequence ATGAGTAAGCGACGTGTGGTAGTGACCGGCATGGGGATTATCTCGCCGGTCGGTAACGATATCGCCACCGCCTGGAAGAACGTCGTCGAAGGTCACAGCGGCATCGGCGAGGTCACGCCCATCGAGGGTACGGACTGGACCAAGTACGCCACGCATATCGCTGGCGAAGTGCGTGACTTCGATCCCGTTGAAGCCTATTTTGCCGGCACCGAAGCGCCCGAAGACGAGAAGCGTTCCATCGCGAAAGACTTCAAGCGAATGGATCCGTTCATCCATTACGGCATCGTCGCGGGCACCCATGCGTTCCGTCAGTCCGGCCTCGTCATCACCGATGAGAATGCCGGCCGCGTTGGCGTAGCCGCTGGCGCCGGTATCGGCGGCCTGCACACGATCGAAGCCACGGCGCTCGAGCTGGCCGAAAAGGGCCCGCGCAAGGTGTCGCCGTTCTTCGTGCCGAGTTCCATCATCAACATGGTGGCGGGCAACCTGTCCATCTACCACGGCCTGAAAGGCCCGAATATCGCGCTGGTTTCCGCTTGCACCACGGCCGCACACAATATCGGCATGGCCATGCGCCTCATCCAGTACGGCGATGCCGACGCGATGCTGGCGGGCGGTGCCGAGTTTGCTACCACGCCTACCGCCATGGCCGGCTTCTGTTCGGCCAAGGCCATGTCCACCCGCAACGACGATCCGACGCACGCCAGCCGTCCGTGGGACACCGGCCGTGATGGCTTCCTGCTGTCCAACGGCGCGGGCATGCTCATGCTCGAAGAGTACGAATTCGCCAAGGCACGTGGTGCGACCATCCTGGGCGAGCTCATCGGCTTCGGCATGAGCGGCGATGCGTACCACATCACCGCGCCCAGCGGCGACGGTGCGGAACTGGCCATGCGCAACGCGCTGCACGATGCCGGCCTGAAGGCGGAAGACGTGCAGTACGTCAACGCGCACGGTACATCCACCCCCGTGGGTGACCTGGGCGAGGCCAAGGCCATCCGCAATGTGTTTGGCGAACACGCCACGCAGAAGGGCAAGTTCGCGGTCAGCTCCACCAAGTCGGTCACCGGCCACCTGCTGGGTGCCGCAGGCGGCGTGGAAGCGATCTTCACCATCCTTGCCCTGCGTGACGGGATCATCCCGCCGACGATGAACCTCGAGAACGTCGATCCGGAAGTCGCTGCACTTGGCATGGACCTGGTGCCGAACAAGGCGGAGAAGGCCGACTTGACCGTGGCCATCTCCAACTCGTTCGGTTTCGGCGGCACCAACGGCACGCTCGCCTTCCGTCGCGTCTGA
- the acpP gene encoding acyl carrier protein, which translates to MSTIEERVKKIVVEQLGVKEDEVTANASFVDDLGADSLDTVELVMALEEEFECEIPDEDAEKITTVQQAVDYVKAHVKA; encoded by the coding sequence ATGAGCACCATCGAAGAACGCGTCAAGAAGATCGTCGTCGAACAGCTGGGCGTCAAGGAAGATGAAGTCACCGCGAACGCCTCGTTCGTGGACGATCTGGGCGCCGATTCGCTGGATACCGTCGAACTCGTGATGGCTCTTGAAGAAGAGTTCGAGTGCGAGATCCCGGACGAAGATGCCGAGAAGATCACGACGGTTCAGCAGGCTGTCGACTACGTCAAGGCCCACGTCAAGGCTTGA
- the fabG gene encoding 3-oxoacyl-ACP reductase FabG: MTHTLKGEIALVTGASRGIGAAIADLLAEMGATVYGTATSENGAKAIGERLAAHGGHGRVLDVTNPESIEALVDEIAKASGAISILVNNAGITRDQLLMRMKEDDWSAIMDTNLTSVFRTSKAVMRGMMKARKGRIISIASVVGVTGNPGQANYAAAKAGIIAFSKSLAREIGSRGITVNVVAPGFIDTDMTRALPEEQREALLSGIALGHLGEGRDIAEAVAFLASPAAKYITGETLHVNGGMYMP, encoded by the coding sequence ATGACCCATACCCTGAAGGGCGAGATCGCCCTCGTCACCGGCGCCAGCCGCGGCATCGGTGCCGCCATTGCGGATTTGCTGGCCGAGATGGGTGCCACTGTTTATGGCACGGCCACCAGCGAGAACGGCGCCAAGGCCATTGGTGAGCGGCTCGCCGCACACGGTGGCCACGGCCGCGTGCTGGATGTGACGAACCCTGAATCCATTGAGGCGTTGGTGGATGAGATCGCCAAGGCGTCAGGCGCCATCAGCATCCTGGTGAATAACGCGGGCATTACACGCGACCAGCTCCTCATGCGCATGAAAGAGGATGACTGGAGCGCGATCATGGATACGAACCTGACCTCGGTGTTCCGTACCTCCAAGGCCGTCATGCGCGGCATGATGAAGGCGCGCAAGGGCCGCATCATCAGCATCGCTTCGGTCGTGGGCGTCACCGGCAACCCGGGGCAGGCGAACTACGCCGCCGCCAAGGCCGGCATCATCGCCTTCTCGAAGTCGCTGGCCCGCGAGATCGGCTCGCGTGGCATCACCGTGAATGTCGTGGCGCCCGGTTTCATCGATACCGACATGACCCGCGCGCTGCCCGAAGAGCAGCGTGAGGCGCTCCTTTCGGGCATTGCCCTCGGGCACCTGGGCGAGGGGCGCGATATCGCCGAGGCGGTGGCCTTCCTGGCCTCGCCGGCCGCGAAGTACATCACTGGCGAGACCCTGCACGTCAACGGCGGGATGTACATGCCCTGA
- the fabD gene encoding ACP S-malonyltransferase — MTSTSPTLAIVFPGQGSQSIGMLADLAAVHPEVKATFDEASEGAGVDLWDISQNGPEEKLNSTENTQPALLAASVAVWRVYLKQGGALPAYLSGHSLGEYSALVAAGALSLKDAAGLVAERGRLMQAAVPAGVGAMAAILGGDDAQIAQVCDEVAQGQIVAPANFNSPGQLVIAGHAEAVDRALARLAELGVKKAVKLAVSVPSHSMLMREAADTLGERMTTLEWTLPAIPVVQNADAAIHASIDDIRGALQRQLYLPVRWTECVQALAAHGVAQALECGPGKVLAGLIKRIDKSIEAKAIGTPAELDAAAQA, encoded by the coding sequence ATGACCTCGACCAGCCCCACGCTCGCCATCGTCTTCCCTGGCCAGGGCTCCCAGTCCATCGGCATGCTTGCCGACCTGGCGGCCGTCCACCCGGAAGTCAAAGCTACCTTTGATGAGGCCTCTGAGGGCGCCGGCGTTGACCTGTGGGACATCAGCCAGAATGGCCCCGAGGAAAAACTCAACAGCACGGAAAACACCCAGCCGGCCCTGCTGGCCGCGAGTGTGGCCGTATGGCGTGTTTACCTGAAGCAGGGCGGTGCGCTGCCTGCTTACCTGTCGGGGCATAGCCTGGGTGAATACAGTGCCCTGGTGGCCGCGGGCGCGCTTTCCCTGAAGGATGCCGCCGGCCTCGTGGCCGAGCGTGGCCGCCTGATGCAGGCCGCCGTGCCGGCCGGCGTGGGCGCCATGGCGGCGATCCTGGGCGGAGACGATGCCCAGATCGCCCAGGTTTGCGACGAGGTGGCGCAGGGACAGATCGTCGCCCCGGCCAACTTCAACTCCCCGGGCCAGTTGGTGATTGCCGGCCACGCGGAGGCTGTCGACCGCGCGCTGGCGCGCCTTGCCGAGCTGGGCGTAAAAAAGGCGGTGAAACTTGCCGTTTCCGTGCCTTCTCATTCCATGCTCATGCGCGAGGCAGCCGACACGCTCGGCGAGCGGATGACCACCCTTGAATGGACATTGCCTGCGATCCCCGTTGTGCAGAATGCCGACGCCGCCATCCATGCCTCCATCGACGATATCCGCGGCGCGCTGCAGCGCCAGCTTTACCTGCCGGTCCGTTGGACCGAGTGCGTGCAGGCGCTGGCGGCGCATGGTGTTGCCCAGGCGCTGGAGTGTGGCCCGGGCAAGGTGCTCGCTGGCCTTATCAAGCGCATCGACAAATCCATCGAAGCCAAGGCCATCGGCACGCCGGCCGAACTCGACGCCGCCGCCCAGGCCTGA
- the rpmF gene encoding 50S ribosomal protein L32, which yields MAVAKSRKTPSTRGMRRSHDALKGVQLSTDPTSGEVHLRHHVTKDGFYRGKKVIDTRGAVEVED from the coding sequence ATGGCCGTTGCCAAGAGCCGCAAGACCCCGTCCACCCGCGGCATGCGCCGTTCGCACGACGCCCTGAAGGGCGTGCAGCTGTCGACCGACCCGACCAGCGGTGAAGTGCACCTGCGCCACCACGTGACGAAGGATGGCTTCTACCGTGGCAAGAAGGTCATCGACACCCGCGGTGCGGTTGAAGTCGAAGACTAA
- a CDS encoding YceD family protein — MSVTLPSSVDAWREVRARRSFQGKLPLSAFKRLGDVVASPEGDVEYELDFGRDDLGVAYVAVRAKASPTLICQRSLEPFQLPVEVDARLGLIVEEREEASLPPGYEPLLLEQDGKLDPLATIEDELLLALPLVPVNPDAELPEDVTRPEEEETPSPQDPSDNPFAALRGLINK, encoded by the coding sequence ATGTCCGTGACTTTGCCATCGTCCGTGGACGCTTGGCGCGAAGTACGTGCGCGGCGTTCGTTTCAGGGAAAGCTGCCTCTCTCGGCGTTCAAGCGCCTCGGGGATGTGGTTGCCAGCCCCGAGGGCGATGTCGAGTACGAACTGGACTTTGGTCGTGACGACCTGGGTGTCGCTTATGTGGCCGTCCGCGCAAAGGCATCGCCCACGCTGATCTGCCAGCGCTCCCTGGAGCCTTTCCAGCTTCCAGTGGAGGTCGATGCCCGTCTCGGACTGATCGTCGAAGAGCGTGAGGAAGCCTCGCTTCCGCCCGGCTACGAACCGCTCCTTCTGGAGCAGGACGGCAAGCTGGATCCGCTCGCCACGATCGAGGACGAACTGCTGTTGGCGCTACCCCTTGTTCCGGTTAACCCGGACGCGGAGTTGCCCGAAGACGTAACCCGGCCTGAGGAGGAAGAAACACCTTCCCCGCAGGACCCATCCGATAACCCGTTCGCGGCTCTCCGCGGACTTATAAACAAGTAA
- a CDS encoding Maf family protein has protein sequence MTQPPVILASTSAYRAALLRRLLDTFTQEAPGTDEAPVGGEAPANRAARLAEAKARAVAAANPGSVVIGSDQVADLNGTVLDKPGTAHAAHTQLEASSGQEVIFHTAVCVIDTQGQAHVHVDETRVRFRTLSHGDITRYVERERPLDCAGSFKCEGLGISLFERIANVDPTALVGLPLIATSHLLRSAGIALP, from the coding sequence TTGACCCAGCCACCCGTCATCCTCGCCTCCACCTCGGCCTACCGGGCCGCCCTGCTCCGCCGCCTGCTCGATACGTTCACCCAGGAGGCCCCGGGCACGGACGAAGCGCCGGTGGGCGGCGAAGCCCCCGCCAACCGCGCAGCACGCCTGGCCGAAGCCAAGGCCAGGGCTGTCGCGGCAGCGAACCCGGGCAGCGTCGTCATCGGCTCGGACCAGGTGGCCGATCTGAACGGTACGGTGCTCGACAAGCCCGGCACCGCCCACGCCGCTCACACGCAGCTCGAGGCCAGCTCGGGGCAGGAGGTGATCTTCCACACGGCGGTGTGTGTCATCGATACCCAAGGGCAGGCCCATGTGCATGTCGATGAAACACGCGTGCGCTTCCGCACGCTGTCGCATGGCGACATCACCCGTTACGTGGAGCGCGAACGCCCGCTGGATTGTGCCGGCAGTTTCAAATGCGAGGGCCTGGGCATCTCGCTGTTCGAACGCATTGCCAACGTGGACCCCACGGCGCTCGTCGGCCTGCCACTCATTGCCACGTCTCACCTGTTGCGTAGCGCCGGTATCGCGCTGCCCTAG